One Eriocheir sinensis breed Jianghai 21 unplaced genomic scaffold, ASM2467909v1 Scaffold1515, whole genome shotgun sequence DNA segment encodes these proteins:
- the LOC126990277 gene encoding uncharacterized protein LOC126990277 isoform X1, with protein MWYWCAGYPFTGSLVTHTPRSFSASVVDSGVFPMWYWCAGYPFTGSLVTHTPRSFSASVVDSGVFPMWYWCAGYPFTGSLVTYTPRSFSASVLDSGVFPMWCWCAGYPFTGSLVTYTPRSFSASVVDSGVFPMWYWCAGYPFTGSLVTYTPRSFSASVVDSGVFPMWYWCAGYPFTGSLVTYTPRSFSASVVDNGVFPMWYWCAGYPFTGSLVTYTPRSFSASVVDSGVFPMWYWCAGYPLPRCRTLYFSSLNCSSQFLFHSCSLVMSSGRKSAFKGLKQSPPTPQKVTLYLSPPHVATMRLLPPTLQ; from the coding sequence atgtggtattggtgtgctggatatcccttcactggtagcctggtaacacatactcccaggtctttctctgcctctgtggtggatagtggagtgtttcccatgtggtattggtgtgctggatatcccttcactggtagcctggtaacacatactcccaggtctttctctgcctctgtggtggatagtggagtgtttcccatgtggtattggtgtgctggatatcccttcactggtagcctggtaacatacactcccaggtctttctctgcctctgtgttggatagtggagtgtttcccatgtggtgttggtgtgctggatatcccttcactggtagcctggtaacatacactcccaggtctttctctgcctctgtggtggatagtggagtgtttcccatgtggtattggtgtgctggatatcccttcactggtagcctggtaacatacactcctaggtctttctctgcctcagtggtggatagtggagtgtttcccatgtggtattggtgtgctggatatcccttcactggtagcctggtaacatacactcccaggtctttctctgcctctgtggtggataatggagtgtttcccatgtggtattggtgtgctgggtatcccttcactggtagcctggtaacatacactcccaggtctttctctgcctctgtggtggatagtggagtgtttcccatgtggtattggtgtgctggatatcccctcccaagatgcaggaccttatatttttcttcattgaattgtagcagccagtttttgttccattcctgtagcttggtgatgtcttctggtaggaaatccgctttcaaggggttaaaacaatcaccaccaactccacaaAAGGTTACATTATACTTGAGTCCTCCACACGTAGCTACCATGCGTTTGCTTCCTCCAACACTCCAGTGA
- the LOC126990277 gene encoding uncharacterized protein LOC126990277 isoform X3 produces the protein MWYWCAGCPFTGSLVAHTPRSFSASVVDSGVFPMWYWCAGYPFTGSLVTHTPRSFSASVVDSGVFPMWYWCAGYPFTGSLVTHTPRSFSASVVDSGVFPMWYWCAGYPFTGSLVTYTPRSFSASVLDSGVFPMWCWCAGYPFTGSLVTYTPRSFSASVVDSGVFPMWYWCAGYPFTGSLVTYTPRSFSASVVDSGVFPMWYWCAGYPFTGSLVTYTPRSFSASVVDSGVFPMWYWCAGYPLPRCRTLYFSSLNCSSQFLFHSCSLVMSSGRKSAFKGLKQSPPTPQKVTLYLSPPHVATMRLLPPTLQ, from the exons atgtggtattggtgtgctggatgtcccttcactggtagcctggtagcacatactcccaggtctttctctgcctctgtggtggatagtggagtgtttcccatgtggtattggtgtgctggatatcccttcactggtagcctggtaacacatactcccaggtctttctctgcctctgtggtggatagtggagtgtttcccatgtggtattggtgtgctggatatcccttcactggtagcctggtaacacatactcccaggtctttctctgcctctgtggtggatagtggagtgtttcccatgtggtattggtgtgctggatatcccttcactggtagcctggtaacatacactcccaggtctttctctgcctctgtgttggatagtggagtgtttcccatgtggtgttggtgtgctggatatcccttcactggtagcctggtaacatacactcccaggtctttctctgcctctgtggtggatagtggagtgtttcccatgtggtattggtgtgctggatatcccttcactggtagcctggtaacatacactcctaggtctttctctgcctcagtggtggatagtggagtgtttcccatgtggtattggtgtgctggatatcccttcactggtagcctggtaacatacactcccag gtctttctctgcctctgtggtggatagtggagtgtttcccatgtggtattggtgtgctggatatcccctcccaagatgcaggaccttatatttttcttcattgaattgtagcagccagtttttgttccattcctgtagcttggtgatgtcttctggtaggaaatccgctttcaaggggttaaaacaatcaccaccaactccacaaAAGGTTACATTATACTTGAGTCCTCCACACGTAGCTACCATGCGTTTGCTTCCTCCAACACTCCAGTGA
- the LOC126990277 gene encoding uncharacterized protein LOC126990277 isoform X2: MWYWCAGCPFTGSLVAHTPRSFSASVVDSGVFPMWYWCAGYPFTGSLVTHTPRSFSASVVDSGVFPMWYWCAGYPFTGSLVTHTPRSFSASVVDSGVFPMWYWCAGYPFTGSLVTYTPRSFSASVVDSGVFPMWYWCAGYPFTGSLVTYTPRSFSASVVDSGVFPMWYWCAGYPFTGSLVTYTPRSFSASVVDNGVFPMWYWCAGYPFTGSLVTYTPRSFSASVVDSGVFPMWYWCAGYPLPRCRTLYFSSLNCSSQFLFHSCSLVMSSGRKSAFKGLKQSPPTPQKVTLYLSPPHVATMRLLPPTLQ; the protein is encoded by the exons atgtggtattggtgtgctggatgtcccttcactggtagcctggtagcacatactcccaggtctttctctgcctctgtggtggatagtggagtgtttcccatgtggtattggtgtgctggatatcccttcactggtagcctggtaacacatactcccaggtctttctctgcctctgtggtggatagtggagtgtttcccatgtggtattggtgtgctggatatcccttcactggtagcctggtaacacatactcccaggtctttctctgcctctgtggtggatagtggagtgtttcccatgtggtattggtgtgctggatatcccttcactggtagcctggtaacatacactcccag gtctttctctgcctctgtggtggatagtggagtgtttcccatgtggtattggtgtgctggatatcccttcactggtagcctggtaacatacactcctaggtctttctctgcctcagtggtggatagtggagtgtttcccatgtggtattggtgtgctggatatcccttcactggtagcctggtaacatacactcccaggtctttctctgcctctgtggtggataatggagtgtttcccatgtggtattggtgtgctgggtatcccttcactggtagcctggtaacatacactcccaggtctttctctgcctctgtggtggatagtggagtgtttcccatgtggtattggtgtgctggatatcccctcccaagatgcaggaccttatatttttcttcattgaattgtagcagccagtttttgttccattcctgtagcttggtgatgtcttctggtaggaaatccgctttcaaggggttaaaacaatcaccaccaactccacaaAAGGTTACATTATACTTGAGTCCTCCACACGTAGCTACCATGCGTTTGCTTCCTCCAACACTCCAGTGA